Proteins from a single region of Dysosmobacter acutus:
- a CDS encoding SDR family NAD(P)-dependent oxidoreductase — protein MQNLNRFAKLFDLSGHVAVVTGAAQGNGLGIANALCDAGATVVATDIVFKPDQEGAEHTLCPDIDRMIMDVTDEENVKEVFAKIAEKYGKLDILCNNAGIIYKDLVQDLDMDRFRKVSDINIHGVVICTKHAVPYMKKAGWGRIVNTSSSQAFLTTETYSAYSASKAAVSHLTRIWGNELAKDNILVHAICPCFVRTPMMVNSIARMAEQLGTDEEGGYNYFADLIPTHRLLEIEEIGNWAAMLCSDLGRATTGSNFSITCGQVRL, from the coding sequence ATGCAAAATCTAAACCGCTTTGCAAAACTCTTTGATCTCAGCGGCCATGTGGCCGTGGTCACCGGGGCGGCCCAGGGAAACGGCCTTGGAATCGCCAATGCCCTTTGTGACGCCGGAGCCACGGTTGTGGCAACCGACATTGTCTTCAAGCCGGACCAGGAGGGCGCCGAGCATACGCTCTGCCCGGACATCGACCGCATGATCATGGACGTGACCGACGAGGAGAATGTGAAGGAGGTATTTGCCAAAATCGCGGAGAAGTACGGCAAACTGGATATCCTCTGCAACAACGCCGGCATCATCTATAAGGACCTGGTTCAGGACCTGGATATGGACCGGTTCCGGAAGGTCTCGGACATCAACATCCACGGCGTGGTCATCTGCACCAAGCACGCCGTGCCCTACATGAAGAAGGCCGGCTGGGGACGCATCGTCAACACCTCTTCCTCTCAGGCGTTCCTGACCACCGAAACCTACAGCGCCTATTCCGCCTCCAAGGCCGCCGTCTCCCACCTCACCCGCATCTGGGGCAACGAGCTGGCCAAGGACAATATCCTGGTCCATGCCATCTGCCCCTGCTTTGTCCGGACCCCCATGATGGTAAACTCCATCGCCCGCATGGCCGAGCAGCTGGGCACGGATGAGGAGGGCGGCTACAACTACTTTGCGGACCTGATCCCCACCCACCGGCTCCTTGAGATCGAAGAGATCGGCAACTGGGCCGCCATGCTCTGCAGCGATCTGGGCCGGGCCACCACGGGAAGCAATTTCTCCATCACCTGCGGACAAGTAAGGCTGTAA
- a CDS encoding glycerol dehydrogenase has protein sequence MVNSTTRAFGSPLRYIQGPGEFNHLPEYTAAYGNACVLIDSFLYPTLNAQLEKAYQGAETSFVSIQFQGECCDEEVAHISKVAKEHNASLIVGVGGGKTLDTAKLCSDTMDVPVIIVPSSASTDAPVSEIAVVYTAGGEYIGSRKMKHNANLVLVDSEIIVKAPKRLFVAGMGDALATYPEALACDQSDSPNYIGSGHRRCKAGMAIARSCWDILFADGRSALTALEQGVVTEALENVIEANTLLSGLGFLNTGLSTAHGIHSGLTALASTHAYLHGEKVAFGVVCQMVLENTPTETVDQVMRFMVDIGLPVTLEQLNVEPTYENVMAIARKTADGPLVHQEPFLVTTESVYNAILVADKLGRTYRGL, from the coding sequence ATGGTGAATTCCACGACAAGAGCTTTCGGAAGTCCCCTCAGATACATACAGGGGCCGGGCGAGTTCAATCACCTGCCGGAGTATACGGCCGCCTATGGGAACGCCTGTGTATTGATCGACAGTTTCCTCTACCCGACTTTGAACGCACAGCTGGAAAAGGCCTACCAGGGCGCTGAGACCAGCTTTGTCTCCATCCAGTTTCAGGGCGAGTGCTGCGACGAGGAGGTCGCTCACATCAGCAAGGTCGCAAAAGAGCACAACGCCTCTTTGATTGTGGGCGTGGGCGGCGGCAAGACGCTGGATACCGCCAAGCTCTGCTCCGACACCATGGACGTGCCTGTGATCATCGTCCCCTCCTCCGCCTCCACCGACGCTCCGGTCAGCGAGATCGCGGTGGTTTACACAGCCGGCGGCGAATACATTGGGTCCCGCAAGATGAAGCACAACGCCAATTTGGTGCTGGTGGACAGCGAGATCATCGTTAAGGCGCCCAAGCGCCTCTTTGTGGCCGGCATGGGCGACGCCCTGGCCACCTATCCGGAAGCGCTGGCCTGCGACCAGTCCGACTCCCCCAACTACATCGGCTCCGGCCACCGCCGCTGCAAGGCCGGTATGGCCATCGCCCGGTCCTGCTGGGACATTCTCTTTGCCGACGGGCGCAGCGCCCTGACCGCCCTTGAACAGGGCGTTGTCACGGAGGCGCTGGAAAATGTCATCGAGGCCAACACGCTGCTCAGCGGCCTGGGCTTTTTGAACACAGGCCTGTCCACCGCCCACGGCATCCACTCCGGCCTGACCGCCCTTGCCTCCACCCATGCCTACCTCCACGGCGAGAAGGTGGCTTTCGGCGTGGTCTGCCAGATGGTGCTGGAGAACACGCCCACGGAGACTGTGGATCAGGTGATGCGGTTCATGGTGGACATCGGGCTGCCTGTCACGCTGGAGCAGCTGAATGTGGAGCCCACCTATGAAAACGTCATGGCCATCGCCCGCAAGACCGCCGACGGCCCGCTGGTCCATCAGGAGCCCTTCCTGGTCACCACCGAGTCGGTGTACAACGCCATTTTGGTGGCTGACAAGTTAGGAAGAACCTATCGGGGACTGTAA